In the genome of Desulfatirhabdium butyrativorans DSM 18734, one region contains:
- a CDS encoding DUF2802 domain-containing protein: MMEWWMSWKTMFVVLDIAGIIVCTLIVVMLYRKHKKNAHPSVLQKNLRMSRDHGEYPRSEAGFDRVFANVLAYPAQPGAKENKNGKIDPYEEARWLAELGMSINGIAERVDLPRCEIELIIDLCRVRSSSVNKGRKLAEVF, encoded by the coding sequence ATGATGGAATGGTGGATGTCCTGGAAAACGATGTTCGTCGTGCTCGATATAGCGGGAATTATCGTGTGCACACTGATTGTGGTCATGCTGTACCGAAAACACAAGAAAAATGCCCATCCATCGGTTCTCCAGAAAAACCTTCGGATGTCCCGAGATCATGGGGAATATCCGAGATCGGAAGCGGGTTTCGATCGCGTGTTTGCCAATGTTTTGGCCTATCCGGCTCAGCCTGGCGCCAAAGAGAACAAAAACGGCAAGATCGATCCGTATGAAGAAGCGCGATGGCTTGCGGAACTGGGTATGAGCATCAACGGGATTGCGGAACGGGTCGATCTTCCGCGGTGTGAAATCGAGTTGATCATCGATTTGTGCCGCGTGCGATCTTCCAGCGTCAACAAGGGGCGCAAACTGGCGGAGGTTTTTTGA
- the flgF gene encoding flagellar basal-body rod protein FlgF: MSGEISSILSGALMQEARLDVLANNAANVNTIGFKEDKVFRIPDSSRPVWETPDGTPLKGMTLNTEVAIPVASYVNMEQGRLIETHNALDVSIDGKGLFVVQGMGKNLYTRKGSFTLNQDGTLVTQDGFPVMGQGGPITINGKEVEITQDGTIVVDGQEMDKLNLVEFPDSVRMLKAGDACFEPADPNVQPTQAQSASVLQGYVEGSNVDPIRVMTEMIDVLRGYESYQKAMLSMNDIVSKTVNEVGKIT, from the coding sequence ATGAGCGGAGAGATTTCCAGCATTTTGTCGGGTGCATTGATGCAGGAGGCCCGGCTGGACGTGTTGGCCAACAACGCCGCCAATGTCAACACCATCGGTTTCAAGGAAGACAAGGTGTTCCGGATTCCCGACAGCAGCCGCCCCGTTTGGGAGACGCCCGATGGAACGCCACTCAAGGGGATGACGCTCAACACCGAAGTGGCGATTCCCGTTGCTTCCTATGTCAATATGGAGCAGGGCAGGTTGATCGAGACCCACAATGCGCTCGATGTTTCGATCGACGGCAAGGGATTGTTCGTTGTTCAGGGCATGGGCAAAAACCTCTATACCCGAAAAGGCAGTTTTACACTGAACCAGGATGGTACACTCGTTACCCAGGATGGTTTTCCCGTCATGGGGCAGGGCGGTCCGATCACCATCAACGGAAAAGAAGTGGAAATTACCCAGGACGGTACGATTGTCGTCGATGGGCAGGAGATGGACAAGTTGAATCTGGTCGAATTTCCCGACAGTGTCCGGATGCTCAAGGCTGGGGATGCCTGTTTCGAGCCGGCCGATCCCAATGTCCAGCCGACACAGGCCCAATCGGCATCCGTCTTGCAAGGATACGTGGAAGGCTCCAACGTCGATCCGATTCGGGTGATGACGGAAATGATCGATGTGCTGAGGGGATACGAATCCTATCAGAAGGCGATGTTATCCATGAACGATATCGTTTCCAAGACCGTCAACGAGGTGGGAAAGATTACATGA